Proteins co-encoded in one Bacteroidia bacterium genomic window:
- a CDS encoding pyridoxal-phosphate dependent enzyme — translation MYYNNILETIGNTPLVKINNLTKDVKATVLAKIETTNPGNSIKDRMALKMIEDAEKDGRLKPGATIIEGTSGNTGMGLAIAAIIKGYKCIFTTTDKQSKEKVDALRAFGAEVIVCPTNVDPEDSR, via the coding sequence ATGTATTATAACAACATTCTCGAAACCATTGGAAATACGCCATTGGTGAAAATAAATAATCTGACAAAAGATGTAAAAGCTACCGTGTTGGCGAAAATAGAAACCACGAATCCTGGAAATTCTATTAAAGATCGGATGGCGCTTAAAATGATTGAAGATGCCGAAAAAGATGGTCGTTTGAAACCGGGTGCTACCATTATCGAAGGCACCAGCGGAAATACTGGAATGGGTTTGGCGATTGCCGCGATTATCAAAGGATATAAATGTATTTTTACTACTACAGATAAACAATCGAAAGAAAAAGTAGATGCCTTACGCGCCTTTGGTGCTGAGGTGATTGTGTGCCCGACGAATGTAGATCCAGAAGATTCACGC